Proteins from one Chroococcidiopsis sp. CCMEE 29 genomic window:
- a CDS encoding iron uptake porin — MKKQSQLNVVWLLALSTIFSLTGRAVGNEVPAALLVENADPLAKINPVSELAGIQPTDWAFQSLKSLMDRYGVVAPGYLDSALRGNRAMSRYEFAASLAASMNRISELTTAETANRAHQEDLETLKRLQAEFDRELEVLQPRLHNLETSIGYRIQPFSTTTELEGEVLFAVSGVGSGETADNSGDATDSNLTFSNRARLTFNTSFTGKDRLRIRLQAGNIPGIDDATGTDMARLAFQSDSDNQFELSILEYRFPIGEQAIVYLEAEGGDLDDFFTDTLNPFFSGSGRGSISRFAQRNPIYRQGGGAGVGVVYNFSESVSLSLGYLADEADNPEVGFGEAEYGAIAQLTLEPSDSFKVGFTYIHSYNSLDTGTGSRRANDPFNDESDAIIADSFGLQSTLEINDGLTVSGWVGFIHATAMDLPNNPAADIFNWAITLAFVDVGIENSVAGIAIGQPPKVTSSDFEVAGNTYEDEGTALHLEAFYRFPVNDNVDITPGVLVITNPEHDRNNTTYIGTIRTTFRF, encoded by the coding sequence ATGAAAAAGCAATCTCAGTTGAATGTTGTCTGGTTGCTTGCCCTTTCAACCATCTTTTCACTGACAGGTAGGGCTGTTGGTAACGAAGTTCCTGCGGCTCTGTTAGTTGAAAATGCCGATCCTCTCGCCAAAATCAATCCGGTTTCTGAGTTAGCAGGGATTCAACCAACTGACTGGGCTTTTCAATCCCTGAAATCCTTGATGGATCGCTATGGTGTAGTTGCACCAGGTTATCTTGATAGTGCCTTACGCGGCAACCGAGCCATGAGTCGCTATGAATTTGCAGCCAGCCTTGCCGCAAGTATGAACCGCATCAGCGAATTAACAACAGCAGAAACCGCTAACCGAGCCCACCAGGAAGACCTGGAAACCCTGAAGCGGTTGCAAGCTGAGTTTGACAGAGAGCTAGAGGTTCTACAACCACGATTACACAATCTGGAAACCTCCATAGGATATAGAATACAACCGTTTTCTACAACTACTGAACTCGAAGGAGAAGTTCTTTTTGCCGTCTCTGGAGTTGGCAGCGGTGAAACAGCTGATAACAGCGGCGATGCCACCGACAGTAATCTTACCTTTAGCAATAGGGCACGCCTTACCTTCAATACGAGCTTCACTGGAAAAGACCGCCTCAGAATTCGCCTACAAGCTGGCAATATCCCTGGAATAGATGACGCGACGGGGACTGATATGGCTCGTTTAGCCTTTCAGAGCGACAGCGATAATCAATTTGAATTGAGCATCCTAGAATATCGCTTTCCGATAGGAGAGCAAGCTATTGTTTATCTTGAGGCGGAGGGGGGCGACCTTGATGATTTTTTTACTGATACGCTCAATCCCTTTTTCAGTGGCAGTGGTCGTGGCTCCATTTCTCGTTTTGCACAGCGTAACCCGATTTATCGGCAGGGAGGAGGCGCTGGAGTGGGGGTGGTTTACAATTTCAGTGAATCAGTCAGCTTAAGTTTGGGTTATCTGGCTGACGAAGCTGACAATCCAGAAGTTGGCTTTGGTGAGGCTGAATACGGGGCGATCGCTCAACTCACTCTCGAACCCAGCGACTCCTTCAAAGTTGGCTTCACCTACATCCACTCCTACAACAGCCTCGACACGGGAACTGGTAGTCGCCGCGCCAACGATCCTTTTAATGACGAGAGTGATGCTATTATTGCAGACTCCTTCGGGTTGCAATCAACGCTCGAAATTAACGATGGCTTGACCGTGTCTGGTTGGGTGGGCTTTATCCATGCAACAGCGATGGATCTGCCAAACAACCCAGCAGCAGATATTTTCAACTGGGCGATTACTCTGGCTTTTGTCGATGTGGGCATAGAAAACAGTGTTGCAGGAATTGCGATCGGTCAACCACCCAAAGTTACTAGCAGTGACTTTGAGGTTGCAGGCAATACCTACGAAGATGAAGGTACTGCTCTCCACCTAGAAGCCTTCTACCGCTTTCCGGTTAATGATAATGTCGACATCACTCCAGGAGTGCTAGTAATTACTAACCCAGAGCACGATCGCAACAACACTACCTACATCGGCACAATTCGGACAACCTTCAGGTTTTGA
- a CDS encoding ATP-binding protein, with protein sequence MRSATTHSGPKFGIKIPKLFPGWQQVFGEARTRVFLWYLLILGITFLIAIPAFRYQLYQRIDERVHQDMEEDMRAFKALIVNKTFALEDKSANDDLEDMALESKKLRQMLSEKKQTAPPASKEDLMQLFGVYLLYRLPEDESYFITFIDGEFYKSSPRGRPKPLAKDSSLMQQWAKQTQPEQGEKKFSDPDVGKILYMVEPIKINGQTRGVFVIAHSAAGERAEALEAVSVIIQVSSLVFVVSLILAWLAAGRVLAPLRAITTTAHAISEADLNQRLPVQGKGELAELAMTFNEMMDRLEAAFVSQREFFNDAGHELRTPITIVRGHLELMGDDPQEQQETLALVIGELDRMSRMVDDMILLAKAERLDFLQVGIVNVAELTEELFANAQALAKRDWQLDSVAKGRIVVDRQRITEAVMNLAQNATQHTEENDIISIGSAIAKGKVRFWVRDTGEGIPPVDQKRIFARFARASNSCRRSEGAGLGLSIVRAIVEAHGGRVLLQSQLGRGSMFTIVLPLDPIPEISTYAQHSHR encoded by the coding sequence ATGCGCAGTGCAACAACCCATTCCGGGCCCAAATTTGGCATCAAAATACCCAAGCTGTTTCCAGGTTGGCAGCAAGTATTTGGAGAAGCGCGCACCCGAGTTTTTCTCTGGTACTTACTAATTTTGGGGATAACGTTTCTGATTGCTATTCCTGCATTTCGTTACCAGCTCTACCAGCGCATTGATGAACGCGTTCATCAGGACATGGAAGAAGACATGAGGGCCTTCAAAGCGTTGATTGTCAATAAAACTTTTGCTCTAGAGGATAAGAGCGCTAATGACGACCTCGAAGACATGGCGCTCGAGTCAAAGAAATTGAGGCAGATGCTCTCCGAAAAAAAACAGACCGCTCCTCCTGCCTCCAAAGAAGACTTGATGCAGCTTTTCGGAGTTTACCTGTTGTATCGACTGCCGGAGGATGAATCCTACTTCATTACGTTTATCGATGGTGAATTCTACAAATCTAGTCCCAGAGGACGCCCCAAACCACTTGCAAAGGACTCATCACTCATGCAGCAGTGGGCAAAACAAACTCAACCAGAGCAGGGAGAAAAAAAATTCTCCGACCCTGATGTTGGCAAGATTCTTTATATGGTGGAACCAATTAAGATTAATGGACAAACACGGGGAGTCTTCGTTATCGCCCACAGTGCAGCTGGTGAGCGAGCAGAGGCTCTGGAAGCAGTCTCAGTGATTATTCAGGTTTCCAGCCTAGTGTTTGTGGTGTCGTTAATTCTTGCCTGGTTGGCGGCGGGACGGGTGCTGGCTCCTTTGCGGGCAATCACCACCACTGCCCATGCTATCAGTGAGGCAGACTTGAATCAGCGCTTGCCTGTGCAAGGTAAGGGAGAACTGGCAGAGTTGGCGATGACGTTCAACGAGATGATGGACAGACTCGAGGCAGCCTTTGTCAGCCAGCGTGAATTTTTCAACGATGCTGGACACGAACTCCGGACTCCCATTACTATAGTTCGAGGACATCTGGAACTGATGGGAGATGACCCCCAAGAGCAACAGGAAACGCTGGCACTGGTCATAGGAGAATTAGACCGGATGAGCCGCATGGTCGATGACATGATTTTGCTGGCAAAGGCAGAACGCTTAGACTTTTTGCAGGTGGGGATCGTAAATGTAGCAGAGTTAACGGAAGAGTTATTTGCCAATGCCCAGGCACTAGCAAAGCGGGACTGGCAACTAGATTCGGTGGCAAAGGGTCGGATTGTAGTTGATCGCCAAAGAATTACTGAGGCTGTGATGAATCTGGCACAAAATGCTACTCAGCATACTGAGGAGAATGATATTATTTCTATAGGTTCTGCGATCGCAAAAGGAAAGGTGCGGTTTTGGGTACGGGATACAGGTGAAGGAATTCCACCTGTTGATCAAAAACGCATTTTTGCACGCTTTGCCCGTGCTTCAAACAGTTGCCGTCGTTCAGAAGGTGCGGGACTGGGACTGTCCATTGTGCGAGCCATCGTGGAGGCTCACGGTGGGCGAGTGTTGCTTCAGAGCCAGCTAGGAAGAGGTTCGATGTTTACCATCGTTTTACCGCTCGATCCAATCCCAGAAATAAGCACCTATGCCCAACATTCTCATCGCTGA
- a CDS encoding response regulator transcription factor, translating into MPNILIAEDEPQIASFIDKGLRSQGFTTTVVADGLHALDVAHSTTFDLLILDLGLPRKNGFQVLEELRGQGEDLPVIILSARSDIHDKVAGLEGGADDYVTKPFRFEELLARVRVRLRNPKPVRGAEKFFLKASKVVLDLRTRQVKVGDRLVELPAREFAMVEMFCRHPGQVLSREQLLDYVWGYDYNPGSNIVDVYIGYLRKKLGNNLIETVRGMGYRLRT; encoded by the coding sequence ATGCCCAACATTCTCATCGCTGAAGATGAACCCCAGATTGCCTCATTTATTGATAAAGGATTGCGATCGCAAGGGTTCACAACGACAGTTGTTGCTGATGGGCTGCATGCGCTAGATGTGGCACACAGCACAACTTTTGACTTACTAATTTTGGATCTAGGGTTGCCTAGAAAAAATGGATTTCAAGTGCTGGAGGAACTACGCGGACAGGGAGAAGATTTGCCTGTGATTATCCTCTCTGCCCGAAGTGACATTCACGACAAAGTCGCCGGCCTAGAAGGGGGAGCAGATGATTATGTCACCAAACCCTTTCGATTTGAAGAACTTCTGGCACGGGTACGGGTGCGGTTGCGAAATCCTAAACCTGTTAGAGGTGCGGAAAAGTTTTTCCTCAAAGCTAGCAAAGTAGTGCTTGATCTGCGAACTCGACAGGTGAAAGTAGGCGATCGTCTTGTAGAACTGCCCGCCCGTGAATTTGCAATGGTAGAAATGTTTTGCCGTCATCCAGGACAAGTCCTCAGTCGAGAACAACTGCTAGATTACGTTTGGGGTTACGACTATAACCCAGGTTCTAATATTGTCGATGTGTACATTGGTTATCTCCGCAAGAAACTAGGCAACAACCTGATTGAAACGGTTAGAGGGATGGGTTATCGTTTGCGAACATGA
- a CDS encoding WecB/TagA/CpsF family glycosyltransferase yields the protein MSKAPKLFSVLGLPVHLIDDYSGWLRSRLKQGIGTHVVTLNAEMAMQAERNAALAKVIRQAELAIPDGAGVVLYLRLFRQRIKRCPGIELAESLLSEGKARVFLYGGAPGVAEAAAAVWQQQVPGLNIVGTQHGYTSPAEVEELQQKIKQLQPQLILVGLGVPRQELWIAQHRYLSPQATWIGVGGSFDIWAGVKSRAPAWLADNHLEWLYRLYQEPWRWRRMLALPKFAWKALIYRLTQRSQIGQQLP from the coding sequence ATGTCTAAGGCACCGAAGTTATTTTCTGTGCTGGGGCTACCAGTTCATTTAATCGATGATTATTCTGGCTGGTTGCGATCGCGCCTAAAACAAGGGATAGGCACCCATGTAGTGACGCTCAATGCCGAAATGGCAATGCAAGCAGAACGTAACGCTGCCTTAGCTAAGGTAATTCGTCAGGCAGAGTTGGCAATTCCAGATGGAGCAGGAGTAGTACTCTACTTACGTCTCTTTCGACAACGGATAAAACGGTGTCCAGGAATTGAATTGGCAGAGTCACTGTTGAGCGAAGGAAAGGCGCGGGTATTTTTGTATGGCGGCGCACCGGGAGTAGCAGAGGCGGCAGCAGCTGTTTGGCAGCAGCAAGTACCAGGGTTGAACATAGTAGGTACTCAGCACGGCTACACCTCTCCGGCAGAAGTAGAAGAATTGCAACAAAAGATTAAACAACTCCAACCTCAGTTAATTTTGGTCGGCTTAGGAGTGCCACGCCAAGAATTGTGGATTGCTCAACACCGTTATTTAAGTCCCCAGGCTACTTGGATCGGTGTTGGTGGCAGCTTTGATATTTGGGCTGGTGTTAAATCTAGGGCACCAGCTTGGTTAGCAGATAACCATCTAGAATGGCTTTACCGGCTTTATCAAGAACCTTGGCGTTGGCGGCGAATGCTAGCTTTACCCAAGTTTGCTTGGAAAGCGTTAATTTATCGTTTAACTCAAAGATCTCAAATTGGTCAGCAACTGCCGTGA
- the petB gene encoding cytochrome b6, translating to MFTKQVTDSKVYQWFQERLEIQALAEDVSSKYVPPHVNIFYCLGGITLTCFLIQFATGFAMTFYYRPTVTEAYASIQYLMTEVNFGWLIRSIHRWSASMMVLMMILHTFRVYLTGGFKKPRELTWVTGVILAVITVSFGVTGYSLPWDQVGYWAVKIVSGVPEAIPVVGVFLSDMLRGGSSVGQGTLTRYYSAHTFVLPWLIAVFMLLHFLMIRKQGISGPL from the coding sequence ATGTTTACTAAACAGGTGACCGATTCAAAGGTATACCAGTGGTTTCAGGAGCGGTTAGAAATTCAGGCGCTTGCCGAGGACGTAAGTAGTAAATACGTTCCTCCCCACGTCAACATTTTTTACTGCTTAGGCGGAATCACCTTAACTTGCTTTTTAATCCAGTTTGCCACTGGATTTGCAATGACGTTCTACTATAGACCAACTGTTACAGAAGCCTACGCTTCTATACAGTATCTGATGACCGAAGTAAACTTCGGCTGGCTGATCCGCTCGATCCATCGTTGGTCTGCCAGCATGATGGTGCTGATGATGATCCTGCATACCTTCCGAGTTTACCTAACTGGTGGCTTCAAAAAGCCGCGTGAACTGACTTGGGTAACTGGAGTCATCCTTGCTGTAATTACTGTTTCCTTTGGTGTAACTGGCTATTCTTTACCTTGGGATCAGGTAGGTTACTGGGCAGTTAAGATTGTTTCTGGAGTACCTGAAGCAATCCCCGTGGTTGGCGTTTTTCTCTCCGACATGCTGCGCGGCGGTTCCAGCGTGGGTCAAGGGACGCTTACTCGCTACTACAGTGCACATACCTTTGTGCTACCTTGGCTAATTGCAGTATTTATGCTGCTGCACTTCTTGATGATTCGCAAGCAAGGCATTTCTGGTCCTTTGTAA
- a CDS encoding VOC family protein: MITGVNHITFSVKDLEESFVFYTQVLGFQPIAKWSKGAYLLAGDTWIALTVDHCVRETVLPEYTHIAFTVSMQDFEALSDRIKGSRVEIWQDNRSEGASLYFIDPNGHKLEIHASDLETRIKTAKAAPWAELEFFV, encoded by the coding sequence ATGATTACTGGTGTTAACCACATAACTTTTTCTGTCAAGGATCTGGAGGAATCCTTTGTCTTCTACACTCAAGTTTTAGGATTTCAACCTATAGCGAAATGGTCTAAAGGTGCTTATCTATTGGCGGGCGACACTTGGATTGCTCTGACTGTAGATCACTGTGTGAGAGAAACCGTTCTCCCGGAATATACACACATCGCTTTTACAGTTTCTATGCAGGACTTTGAAGCTTTAAGCGATCGCATCAAGGGTTCTAGAGTAGAGATTTGGCAAGACAATCGCAGTGAGGGGGCATCCCTTTATTTTATTGATCCGAATGGGCATAAGTTAGAAATTCATGCTTCCGACTTGGAAACAAGAATAAAAACGGCAAAAGCAGCTCCTTGGGCGGAATTAGAGTTTTTTGTATAA
- a CDS encoding glycosyltransferase family 39 protein, protein MQLAFRHFSKTQFSQRLTSLFSSPLLLWVIICFGILVRLVQYLYNRSLWADEAVLALNIVNRTYLELLQPLDYEQGAPLGFLMVEKLAVQLFGNNEYALRLFPLLSGIISLLLFYFLAKRFIPRLAIPTALALFASLPHLVYYASEVKQYSTDVMIALLSCLVAMQLRRPKLNPAQIITISIVGAIAIWFSHPAVFVLAGVGTPSLLVCITRRETRIISKLGICFTWILSFAVFYFISIRSLGSSKELLQSWQRKGAFPSSPFDIIWVFDSLGKFFHNPLGFTGLFDGLAILVFVAGCISYFYRRKEDLFILLFPVFVTLFAAYLHKYPFGNRLVLFLTPFIILLIAEGAEYLLLKTRSKSIAIISILSIVLLLAPPLVNASTRLVKPYLKEEIKPVISYVKNHQQPGDVLYIYQRGEYQFKYYASRYGYKEGDYIVGVDDLDKFDGKRVSVEEWKRYKRDLDNLRGNKRVWLIFSHANITVENEMIKSYLDSIGHKIDEFHSIVAFVYLYDLT, encoded by the coding sequence ATGCAACTTGCATTTAGGCACTTTAGCAAAACTCAATTCAGCCAAAGATTAACTTCTTTATTTTCTTCTCCATTACTTTTATGGGTAATTATTTGTTTTGGCATTCTCGTTCGCCTTGTTCAATACTTGTATAATCGCTCTTTGTGGGCTGATGAAGCGGTGTTGGCATTAAATATTGTCAACCGAACATATCTAGAATTGCTACAACCTTTAGATTACGAGCAAGGAGCACCTCTTGGCTTTTTGATGGTTGAAAAACTTGCCGTTCAATTATTTGGCAATAATGAATATGCGCTCAGACTATTTCCTTTATTGTCTGGCATTATTTCTTTGCTGTTATTTTATTTCTTAGCTAAACGCTTTATTCCACGCTTAGCTATTCCAACAGCCTTAGCTCTTTTTGCTAGTTTACCTCACTTAGTTTACTATGCTTCAGAAGTTAAACAGTACTCAACTGATGTAATGATCGCCTTGCTGTCATGCTTGGTGGCAATGCAACTGAGAAGACCGAAACTTAATCCTGCTCAGATTATAACTATTTCTATAGTGGGGGCGATCGCCATTTGGTTTTCCCATCCGGCTGTTTTTGTCTTAGCAGGTGTAGGAACACCCTCATTATTAGTTTGTATAACTAGAAGGGAAACAAGAATAATTAGTAAATTAGGAATTTGCTTTACTTGGATATTAAGTTTCGCTGTATTTTATTTTATTTCTATACGTAGCTTAGGCAGTAGCAAAGAGTTGCTGCAATCGTGGCAGAGAAAAGGGGCTTTCCCCTCGTCACCCTTTGATATTATTTGGGTATTTGATAGCCTTGGTAAATTTTTCCATAATCCATTAGGATTCACGGGTTTATTTGATGGATTGGCAATTTTAGTCTTTGTCGCTGGTTGTATTTCATACTTTTATCGAAGGAAAGAGGATTTATTCATTTTACTATTTCCAGTATTTGTTACTTTATTTGCAGCTTATTTACACAAATATCCCTTCGGTAACCGCTTGGTACTATTCCTAACTCCCTTCATTATCTTGTTGATTGCAGAAGGAGCAGAATATCTCTTATTAAAAACTCGTTCCAAGTCTATAGCTATAATCAGTATTCTAAGTATTGTGTTGTTGCTTGCTCCGCCATTAGTGAATGCCAGTACTCGACTAGTAAAACCATATTTAAAAGAAGAAATAAAACCTGTTATTAGTTATGTTAAGAATCATCAGCAACCCGGAGATGTTTTATATATTTATCAACGGGGAGAGTACCAATTTAAATACTATGCAAGCAGATATGGTTATAAAGAAGGCGATTATATTGTAGGCGTAGATGATTTAGATAAATTTGATGGAAAAAGAGTATCAGTTGAAGAGTGGAAGAGGTACAAAAGAGATTTGGACAATCTGCGTGGAAATAAAAGAGTGTGGCTAATTTTTTCCCACGCAAATATTACAGTTGAAAATGAAATGATTAAATCCTATTTAGACAGTATTGGTCACAAAATTGATGAGTTTCACAGTATAGTTGCATTTGTCTATTTATATGATTTGACTTAG
- a CDS encoding M15 family metallopeptidase: MKPYQQIEIVECGEPLLPIPLELFAVESPHPYQKLGATYGERSPYHLRQRVLTNLLQAQAQLQLRYPGWRIQIFDAYRPIAVQQFMVDYTFGQVLQAQGLTLAELSAAQRQVIWEQVYQIWAVPSLDPHTPPPHSTGAAVDITLVDTTGKTVNMGSAIDELSARSHPDYFANSTDPAEQQYHSHRQLLWEVMGSAGFQRHPGEWWHFSFGDQMWVWLTNQENPDNSAVARYGWVESPSD, encoded by the coding sequence GTGAAACCCTACCAGCAAATTGAAATTGTAGAGTGTGGCGAACCGCTCCTACCAATTCCTTTAGAACTATTTGCGGTGGAGTCTCCCCATCCTTATCAAAAACTAGGTGCTACGTATGGAGAGCGATCGCCCTATCATCTCCGTCAAAGGGTTCTTACCAATTTGCTCCAAGCTCAAGCTCAGCTTCAGCTGAGATACCCTGGCTGGCGCATCCAAATTTTTGATGCCTATCGCCCGATCGCAGTGCAGCAATTTATGGTGGATTACACGTTTGGGCAAGTGCTTCAAGCGCAGGGACTCACCCTAGCTGAGTTATCAGCAGCACAGCGTCAAGTTATTTGGGAACAGGTTTATCAAATTTGGGCTGTGCCTAGTCTCGATCCTCACACTCCCCCTCCCCACAGTACAGGTGCTGCTGTTGATATCACGCTTGTAGATACTACAGGCAAGACAGTGAACATGGGTTCTGCAATTGATGAACTATCAGCGCGATCGCATCCGGATTACTTTGCTAATAGCACCGATCCAGCAGAACAACAGTATCATTCCCACCGCCAGCTGTTGTGGGAAGTAATGGGTTCAGCTGGGTTTCAGCGCCATCCAGGAGAGTGGTGGCATTTTTCCTTCGGCGATCAGATGTGGGTTTGGCTGACGAATCAGGAGAATCCCGACAATTCTGCTGTAGCGCGCTATGGTTGGGTAGAGTCGCCCTCAGACTGA
- a CDS encoding serine/threonine-protein kinase, whose amino-acid sequence MKGKLLGGRYQVVEILASGGFGQTFVAEDTHRPGNPQCVVKHLKPASINSGFLQNARRLFQSEAETLEKLGNHNQIPRLLAYFEENQEFYLVQEFIQGHTLSAELQAGKPWSESKVYQFLQEILNLLIFVHGHRVIHRDIKPDNLIRRQHDGKLVLVDFGSVKQAWTQVVTAQGQTSASFANSPPATIAIGTPGYMPTEQGRGRPQPNSDIYALGMIAIQALTGVTPTQLIEESDNGEIQWQHQAQVSEGLATVLTKMVRYHFKNRYQSAAEALQALLLVHPHQQEHRVSDTEIPIGQSRPLRLRAVSVQPSQEKRSSQDVVLISATRLSSTLINPTPSSASAAIHPDPSRLLTASTSSTTQPTVLSPLKPQAPQASQSVVPSPASLETQMDLKEHAAIPVIHNQHHLRIGATITAVLMSVVAGYGIYWQPRPNEKTLEQIETLRAAGKYEKCMNQAATIPQDSHLFTTAQALVHECQLAQAKKFAAAQNFKAAIAEASKIPQADVYHQEAQQLINQWSETVLEIARNEYESGKLNEAIAIANAVPATSRIYPQTQAAIKRWQGEWQENTSYLKAAQTALNEGKWQNALSFGHQVTDTPYWKQRLEPIIQKAKSKVAESKTTVTSQPIQSAQQSVGNASILPTPTRTKQLGRNTPRRITRSTTRQTGRSTPRQVTRAATKPLFRSSTRRIGRSTPRRVTRAAARPPIRAFRSTGPANRWVKRTTTRRATYNTPKRITRPTTKRFIRAAPRKKSYRLIKKKSR is encoded by the coding sequence ATGAAAGGCAAGTTGCTAGGTGGGCGTTACCAAGTTGTAGAAATCTTAGCTTCTGGTGGCTTTGGTCAAACCTTTGTGGCTGAAGATACCCATCGACCAGGTAATCCTCAATGTGTAGTCAAGCACCTCAAGCCTGCTAGTATTAACTCCGGATTTTTGCAAAATGCTAGGCGACTGTTTCAGTCTGAAGCCGAAACCCTAGAAAAGCTAGGCAATCATAACCAAATTCCCAGACTATTAGCTTATTTTGAAGAAAACCAAGAGTTCTACTTGGTGCAAGAGTTTATTCAGGGGCATACGCTCAGCGCTGAACTGCAAGCAGGCAAGCCTTGGAGTGAAAGCAAAGTTTATCAATTCCTCCAAGAGATCTTGAATCTCTTAATATTTGTCCACGGTCACAGAGTTATTCATCGAGATATCAAGCCCGACAATCTAATCCGACGCCAGCATGACGGTAAATTAGTTCTAGTTGACTTTGGCTCTGTCAAGCAGGCTTGGACGCAAGTGGTAACAGCTCAAGGGCAGACTAGTGCTAGCTTTGCTAATAGCCCGCCCGCCACTATTGCTATTGGCACACCAGGCTATATGCCCACTGAGCAGGGTCGAGGCAGACCACAACCCAACAGTGATATCTATGCCCTGGGCATGATTGCCATTCAAGCATTAACCGGGGTAACTCCCACACAATTAATAGAAGAATCTGATAACGGAGAAATTCAGTGGCAACATCAAGCACAAGTCAGTGAGGGGTTAGCTACTGTCCTTACAAAAATGGTGCGCTACCACTTCAAAAACCGCTACCAGAGTGCCGCAGAAGCATTACAAGCGCTACTACTTGTCCATCCTCACCAGCAGGAACATCGAGTCTCTGATACCGAAATACCAATAGGTCAATCGCGCCCGCTTCGACTTAGAGCTGTCTCTGTGCAACCCTCTCAAGAGAAACGGTCTAGTCAGGACGTTGTCCTCATTAGTGCGACAAGGTTATCGAGTACTCTAATCAATCCAACACCCAGTTCTGCTTCTGCTGCCATACATCCCGATCCGTCACGCTTGCTAACTGCATCCACAAGCAGCACCACTCAACCTACAGTCCTTTCTCCACTAAAACCTCAAGCTCCACAAGCAAGTCAGAGCGTTGTTCCTTCTCCCGCTTCATTGGAAACCCAGATGGATTTGAAGGAACATGCAGCCATTCCTGTCATCCATAATCAACATCACCTGCGGATTGGAGCAACGATTACGGCTGTGCTTATGAGTGTAGTGGCTGGTTACGGCATTTACTGGCAACCTCGCCCAAACGAGAAAACTCTAGAGCAGATTGAAACTCTAAGGGCAGCAGGAAAATATGAAAAATGCATGAATCAGGCTGCAACCATCCCGCAGGATTCACACCTTTTCACCACTGCTCAAGCTCTTGTCCATGAGTGTCAGCTTGCTCAAGCTAAGAAGTTTGCAGCAGCCCAAAACTTTAAAGCGGCGATCGCGGAGGCTAGTAAAATTCCTCAAGCTGACGTTTATCATCAAGAAGCGCAGCAACTAATTAATCAGTGGTCTGAGACGGTGCTTGAAATAGCGAGGAATGAATATGAGTCAGGCAAGCTAAATGAGGCAATCGCTATAGCTAACGCTGTTCCTGCAACCAGTCGCATTTATCCACAGACTCAAGCAGCAATTAAGCGTTGGCAGGGGGAATGGCAAGAGAATACTTCTTACTTGAAAGCAGCTCAGACAGCGCTCAATGAAGGGAAGTGGCAGAATGCGCTCAGCTTTGGTCATCAGGTTACAGATACTCCCTACTGGAAACAGAGGCTAGAGCCAATTATTCAGAAGGCAAAATCTAAAGTTGCAGAATCCAAAACCACTGTTACAAGTCAGCCCATACAATCTGCTCAACAGTCAGTCGGCAATGCCTCCATACTGCCTACACCCACGCGCACTAAGCAACTGGGACGCAATACCCCAAGACGAATAACCCGCTCTACTACTAGACAAACCGGGCGCAGTACCCCAAGACAAGTAACCCGCGCTGCTACTAAACCACTATTTCGCTCTAGTACTAGACGGATCGGGCGCAGTACCCCAAGACGAGTAACCCGCGCTGCGGCTAGACCACCAATCCGTGCCTTCCGGAGCACAGGTCCAGCCAATAGATGGGTAAAACGCACTACTACTAGACGGGCGACTTACAACACGCCTAAACGAATAACACGTCCTACCACTAAACGATTCATCCGAGCTGCTCCCCGCAAAAAATCATATAGATTGATAAAAAAAAAATCGCGCTAG
- the yidD gene encoding membrane protein insertion efficiency factor YidD — translation MKRLMIWLIRGYQILISPLFSPTCRFHPTCSHYALEAVERFGMWRGSALAIRRVFRCHPWHPGGYDPVPTEIRR, via the coding sequence ATGAAAAGATTGATGATTTGGCTAATTCGAGGTTATCAAATTTTGATTTCGCCGCTATTTTCCCCTACTTGTCGTTTTCATCCTACCTGCTCTCACTACGCTTTAGAGGCAGTAGAGCGATTTGGAATGTGGCGTGGTAGTGCTTTGGCAATTCGGCGAGTGTTCCGTTGCCATCCCTGGCATCCTGGCGGCTACGATCCAGTGCCTACTGAAATTCGGCGCTGA